In the genome of Ancylomarina subtilis, one region contains:
- a CDS encoding DUF2179 domain-containing protein: MFTALNRKELGLLESFVKEIDSEAFIATLNTNDVYGHGFKPIQ; the protein is encoded by the coding sequence ATCTTCACCGCACTAAATAGAAAAGAACTTGGCTTACTGGAAAGCTTTGTAAAAGAAATTGATTCGGAAGCTTTCATTGCAACTTTGAACACCAATGATGTGTATGGGCATGGTTTTAAACCCATACAATAA
- the ftcD gene encoding glutamate formimidoyltransferase, which translates to MKQLIECVPNFSEGNDMNIIKQITNEIESVEGVSLVDVDPGKATNRTVVTMVGTPDEVLEAAVKAVKKAAELIDMSKHSGAHPRFGATDVCPLVPVANITMEETVKLAHKLAERIGTELGIPVYCYENAARIEERKNLATCRAGEYEAVKDRIGTERWKPDFGPAEFTEAVAKSGVTAVSARNFLVAYNFNLNTTSTRRANAIAFDVRERGRTKREGNPSTGKIVKDENGNPVMIPGTLKATKAIGWFIEEFGVAQISMNMTDISITSIHQAFDEVCAKAQARGIRVTGSELVGVVPLKAMLDAGKHYLRMQGRSTGIADREIIKIAVKSLGLDELYPFDPDKKIIEYILENEAKKGAKKLVDMSLTAFVEETASESMAPGGGSISAYMGAMGAALGSMVANLSAHKPGWDDRWEEFSDWAEKGKEYHTKLNWLVDEDTNAFNKIMDAVRMPKKTEEEKAARAEAMEEATKFATMVPFQTMELCLGSMDVAKAMAEIGNPNSVTDAGVGALAARSGVIGAFMNVKINAADLTDKAWAADIIAKGQAIVDKAQALENEIVAMVNAKI; encoded by the coding sequence ATGAAACAATTAATCGAATGTGTTCCTAATTTCTCTGAAGGGAACGACATGAATATTATTAAGCAGATTACAAACGAAATTGAATCTGTTGAAGGGGTAAGCCTTGTTGATGTTGATCCGGGTAAAGCAACTAACCGTACGGTTGTAACGATGGTTGGTACACCTGATGAGGTTTTAGAAGCAGCTGTAAAAGCTGTTAAGAAAGCGGCTGAGTTAATCGATATGAGTAAGCATTCTGGTGCTCACCCACGTTTTGGTGCAACTGACGTTTGTCCATTGGTACCAGTTGCTAATATCACTATGGAAGAGACTGTGAAATTAGCACATAAATTAGCTGAGCGTATTGGTACAGAGTTAGGTATTCCTGTTTATTGCTACGAGAATGCTGCACGTATCGAAGAGCGTAAAAACCTTGCTACATGTCGTGCAGGGGAGTACGAAGCTGTAAAAGATCGTATTGGAACTGAACGTTGGAAACCAGATTTTGGTCCTGCTGAGTTTACTGAGGCTGTTGCTAAGTCGGGTGTGACTGCAGTAAGTGCTCGTAACTTCCTGGTAGCTTACAACTTTAACCTAAACACAACTTCTACTCGTCGTGCTAATGCTATTGCATTCGACGTGCGTGAAAGAGGTCGTACCAAGCGTGAAGGAAATCCTTCAACTGGAAAAATCGTGAAGGATGAGAATGGAAATCCAGTAATGATTCCAGGTACATTGAAAGCGACTAAGGCGATTGGTTGGTTTATTGAAGAATTTGGCGTTGCTCAGATCTCAATGAACATGACGGATATCTCGATCACTTCAATCCACCAGGCTTTTGATGAAGTTTGTGCTAAGGCGCAAGCTCGTGGTATCCGTGTAACGGGATCAGAGTTGGTTGGTGTTGTGCCATTGAAAGCAATGTTGGATGCAGGGAAGCATTACCTTCGCATGCAAGGTCGTTCTACAGGTATTGCTGATCGCGAAATCATCAAGATTGCGGTTAAGTCACTAGGTTTAGATGAGCTTTACCCATTCGATCCGGATAAGAAAATTATCGAGTATATTCTTGAGAACGAAGCTAAAAAAGGAGCAAAGAAATTGGTTGACATGAGCTTAACGGCATTTGTTGAAGAAACTGCTTCTGAATCGATGGCTCCGGGTGGAGGATCTATCTCTGCTTATATGGGTGCCATGGGTGCTGCTTTGGGTTCAATGGTTGCTAACCTTTCTGCTCACAAGCCAGGATGGGACGACCGTTGGGAAGAGTTCTCTGATTGGGCTGAGAAAGGTAAAGAGTACCATACAAAGTTGAATTGGTTGGTTGACGAAGATACCAATGCTTTCAACAAAATTATGGATGCTGTTCGTATGCCTAAGAAAACTGAGGAGGAGAAAGCTGCTCGTGCTGAGGCAATGGAAGAAGCAACCAAGTTTGCAACTATGGTTCCTTTCCAAACGATGGAGCTTTGCTTAGGTTCTATGGACGTTGCTAAGGCTATGGCTGAAATCGGAAACCCTAACTCAGTAACTGATGCGGGTGTTGGTGCATTAGCTGCTCGTTCAGGTGTTATTGGTGCTTTCATGAATGTGAAGATCAATGCTGCTGACCTAACTGACAAGGCTTGGGCTGCTGACATCATCGCTAAAGGACAAGCCATTGTTGATAAGGCACAAGCTCTTGAAAACGAAATTGTAGCTATGGTAAACGCTAAGATCTAA
- the hutI gene encoding imidazolonepropionase, whose amino-acid sequence MKLLIKNIKRLVQVEDEPRRWVAGADMAKLNCIDDAFLLIDEGKIEDFGQMASIPDFDEMEGADMMQEIDATGRMVFPSFCDSHTHLVYAGSREIEYTDKIKGLSYEEIAKRGGGILNSAKRMHEATEDELYESAMERLHEIISLGTGAVEIKSGYGLTVEDELKMLRVIKRLKETTPLTIKSSFLGAHAVPADYRGRQGEYVDMVINEMIPLVAAEDLADYIDVFCDKGFFTVEETDRILNAGMKHGMRPKIHANELDYSGGIQVGVKYNALSVDHLEFVGDAEIEALKGSETMPTVLPGAAFFLNMVCSPVRKMMEAGLPVALASDFNPGSSPSGNMKFILSLACINYKMLPEEAINATTINSAYAMGVEDEVGSIARGKIANVFITKEIPSIEFMPYAYGSNLVDTVILKGQVL is encoded by the coding sequence ATGAAATTACTTATTAAGAATATAAAACGATTGGTTCAGGTTGAAGATGAGCCAAGAAGGTGGGTCGCTGGTGCCGATATGGCAAAGCTTAATTGCATTGATGATGCCTTTTTATTAATAGATGAGGGGAAAATCGAAGATTTTGGACAGATGGCTTCTATCCCTGATTTTGATGAGATGGAAGGTGCTGATATGATGCAGGAAATTGATGCTACCGGACGTATGGTTTTCCCATCTTTTTGCGATTCACATACCCACCTGGTTTACGCCGGATCTCGTGAGATTGAATATACCGATAAAATTAAAGGCTTGTCTTATGAAGAAATTGCCAAACGCGGAGGTGGAATTTTAAATTCAGCCAAGCGTATGCACGAAGCAACTGAAGACGAATTGTATGAATCTGCTATGGAACGTCTGCATGAGATTATCAGTTTGGGAACCGGTGCTGTTGAGATTAAATCAGGATACGGTCTGACTGTTGAAGATGAGTTGAAGATGTTGCGTGTGATTAAGCGATTGAAAGAAACCACACCTCTTACGATTAAGTCTAGTTTCCTTGGAGCTCATGCGGTGCCTGCTGATTACAGAGGACGTCAGGGCGAATATGTTGATATGGTAATCAATGAGATGATTCCTTTGGTAGCAGCGGAGGATTTAGCTGATTATATTGATGTGTTCTGCGACAAGGGTTTTTTCACCGTTGAAGAAACCGATCGTATTTTGAATGCGGGTATGAAACACGGTATGCGTCCAAAAATTCATGCCAATGAGCTGGATTATTCAGGTGGTATTCAGGTAGGGGTTAAGTACAATGCCCTTTCTGTTGATCATCTAGAATTTGTTGGAGATGCCGAAATTGAAGCTTTAAAAGGATCGGAAACAATGCCAACTGTTTTGCCGGGAGCTGCTTTCTTCTTAAACATGGTTTGCTCTCCGGTACGTAAGATGATGGAAGCTGGTTTGCCAGTAGCTTTGGCTTCTGATTTTAATCCGGGTTCATCGCCATCGGGTAATATGAAATTTATTCTGTCATTGGCTTGTATCAATTACAAGATGTTGCCTGAGGAAGCCATTAATGCGACTACTATCAATTCGGCATACGCTATGGGCGTTGAGGATGAAGTGGGAAGTATTGCTCGTGGTAAAATCGCTAACGTATTTATTACAAAAGAAATTCCATCCATCGAATTTATGCCCTATGCTTATGGTAGCAATTTAGTGGACACGGTTATCCTTAAGGGACAGGTATTATAA
- a CDS encoding YfcC family protein, producing MFKKVPHTYVIVFAIVILSAILTWIIPGGEYDRTVVNVNGTDRSVIVQDSYHQVENSGQSWEVFASFFKGFVDKADIIMFILIIGGAFWIMNASKSIDVGIYSFLEFTKKLEKNKFIRKIGVNNIILTLIMLIFSIFGATFGMSEETIAFTIIFVPMAIKMGYDSIVGVAICFVAAGLGFAGALLNPFTIGIAQGLSNLPLFSGIEYRFFCWFVINIIGFTFILRYAAKVRKNPEKSLVYTDDNYWRKHHDSDVENIEFYTPISAWISYIIILAAMIGFSFYYPQSTLKIGNAETTTYVLPIVTALFALLGFVSLRKSVHFFILNLLLFTIIFLIVGVMGYGWYIMEIATLFFAMGIFSGIAYNKSANDITKLFLEGVSDILSAALIVGLAGGILIVLEEGQIIDSILFYISKSMNDFGKIASVGMMYFIQNVINVIIPSGSAKAALTMPMMSQFSDLIGVSRQATVMAFQFGDGFTNMITPTSGVLIGVLGVAKIPYDKWVKWIGGFMAILILLGFLLLIPTVTMELNGF from the coding sequence ATGTTTAAGAAAGTACCTCACACTTACGTTATTGTATTTGCAATCGTGATTCTATCTGCCATTTTAACCTGGATTATTCCAGGAGGAGAATATGATCGAACCGTTGTAAATGTTAACGGCACCGACCGTTCTGTCATTGTTCAAGACTCCTATCATCAAGTGGAAAATAGTGGACAAAGCTGGGAAGTTTTTGCCTCATTTTTCAAAGGCTTTGTTGATAAGGCCGATATCATCATGTTTATCCTGATTATTGGTGGTGCCTTTTGGATTATGAATGCCAGTAAGTCAATTGATGTGGGAATCTACTCCTTTCTGGAGTTTACCAAAAAGCTCGAAAAAAACAAGTTCATTCGGAAAATAGGCGTCAACAATATTATACTGACGCTAATCATGCTCATATTCTCCATCTTTGGAGCCACCTTTGGGATGAGTGAGGAAACCATTGCCTTTACCATTATTTTTGTTCCGATGGCCATTAAAATGGGCTATGATTCTATTGTTGGGGTTGCCATCTGCTTTGTAGCAGCGGGGCTTGGGTTTGCTGGAGCACTCCTAAATCCATTTACAATTGGTATTGCGCAGGGTTTATCAAACCTACCCTTATTCTCGGGTATTGAATACCGCTTTTTCTGCTGGTTTGTAATTAATATTATCGGGTTCACGTTCATCCTGCGTTATGCAGCAAAAGTTCGTAAAAACCCCGAAAAATCATTGGTTTATACCGATGACAATTACTGGAGAAAACATCACGACTCAGATGTTGAAAATATTGAATTTTACACCCCGATTTCAGCATGGATAAGCTATATCATTATACTAGCTGCAATGATTGGTTTCTCATTCTATTACCCACAAAGCACCTTAAAAATCGGTAATGCCGAAACCACAACTTACGTACTGCCAATTGTAACCGCATTATTTGCTTTATTAGGCTTTGTGTCATTGCGTAAATCAGTTCATTTCTTTATTCTGAACCTTTTACTTTTCACAATCATTTTTCTGATTGTAGGTGTTATGGGGTACGGTTGGTACATCATGGAGATTGCAACCTTGTTCTTTGCCATGGGAATTTTCTCGGGTATTGCCTACAATAAATCGGCTAACGACATCACCAAACTTTTCCTTGAAGGTGTTAGCGATATTCTATCTGCAGCACTTATTGTTGGTCTAGCTGGTGGGATTCTGATTGTTTTGGAAGAAGGTCAAATCATTGATTCTATCCTGTTCTATATCTCAAAATCGATGAATGATTTTGGTAAAATCGCTTCGGTTGGCATGATGTATTTTATCCAAAATGTAATTAATGTGATTATCCCTTCAGGATCAGCAAAAGCTGCTTTAACCATGCCAATGATGTCACAATTTTCAGACCTGATTGGTGTATCCCGTCAAGCAACTGTGATGGCTTTCCAGTTTGGTGATGGTTTTACCAATATGATTACGCCAACATCAGGAGTATTAATTGGGGTGCTTGGTGTAGCTAAAATTCCTTACGACAAGTGGGTGAAGTGGATAGGAGGCTTTATGGCCATTCTTATCTTATTAGGATTCCTTCTCCTTATTCCAACAGTAACCATGGAGTTGAATGGGTTTTAA
- a CDS encoding SusD/RagB family nutrient-binding outer membrane lipoprotein, producing the protein MKKNIYNIAIVLFAITLSSCSEDLMDDINKNVNDPANVASNLIITDVMTNSAFSVTGSDLAFYSSVYIEHNVGSFNQMYNAEIRSNEPTSSTTYNNSWNSIYQNLLNLQDIIVKCSEGGSEEGNFYNLGIAQILSAYNLAILTDAMGDVPWSEALQPGVIFTPVIDKQEAIYTDIFSFLDDAIANLNKESTFPYLGNQDFIYGGDEASIDNWIKFAYGLKARYTMRMSMKSPNYDDVITFANNSFADASEQAQFDYNGTSSKSPFQQFFLDRDYFGASTSLHNKLTARNDPRDAIFFKPYDEGGTLEFAPNGAPSQEQGKYGISAISSITAPTYLMSYHEIEFLKAEAYARKNDLVNAKIALEAGIVAAFAKTNIDISEADAMDYYTDEVEPVLLDQATTLKEIMVQKYLAFFEEEAFEAYNDIRRLRAMGNNFIQLDNPLNSTKFPLRFTYGSEDVTTNVNVRDAYGDGSYVYTENVWWAGGSR; encoded by the coding sequence ATGAAAAAAAATATTTATAATATTGCGATAGTCTTATTTGCAATTACTTTAAGTTCTTGTTCTGAAGATCTGATGGATGATATTAACAAGAATGTGAACGATCCTGCAAATGTGGCTTCAAATTTGATCATTACTGATGTAATGACCAATTCGGCTTTCAGTGTAACCGGAAGTGATCTTGCATTTTACTCTTCGGTTTATATTGAGCATAATGTAGGTTCTTTCAATCAAATGTATAATGCTGAAATTAGATCAAATGAACCAACGAGTAGTACGACTTATAATAACTCATGGAATTCGATCTATCAGAATTTACTAAATCTTCAAGACATAATTGTAAAATGTTCCGAAGGAGGATCTGAGGAAGGTAATTTCTATAATTTGGGTATTGCTCAAATTTTATCAGCTTATAATTTAGCTATTTTAACCGATGCTATGGGTGATGTTCCATGGTCTGAAGCTCTTCAGCCGGGTGTAATTTTTACACCTGTGATAGATAAACAAGAAGCTATCTATACTGACATTTTTTCTTTTTTAGATGATGCAATTGCTAATCTTAATAAGGAATCCACATTTCCATATTTAGGAAATCAAGATTTCATATACGGGGGAGATGAAGCTAGTATTGATAACTGGATCAAATTCGCTTACGGATTAAAGGCTAGGTATACGATGAGGATGTCAATGAAGTCTCCAAATTATGATGATGTTATTACATTTGCTAATAATTCTTTTGCTGATGCTTCTGAGCAAGCTCAATTTGATTATAATGGGACGTCCTCAAAAAGTCCGTTTCAGCAATTCTTTTTAGATAGAGATTATTTTGGTGCGAGTACGAGTTTGCACAATAAATTAACGGCAAGGAATGATCCTCGAGATGCTATTTTCTTCAAGCCTTATGACGAAGGAGGAACTTTGGAGTTTGCTCCTAATGGAGCTCCGAGTCAGGAGCAAGGGAAATATGGTATTTCAGCAATTAGTTCCATTACAGCGCCAACTTACCTTATGAGTTATCATGAAATTGAGTTTTTAAAAGCAGAGGCATATGCAAGGAAGAATGATCTGGTTAATGCAAAAATTGCTTTAGAGGCAGGAATCGTTGCTGCTTTTGCAAAGACGAATATTGATATTTCAGAAGCTGATGCTATGGATTACTATACTGATGAAGTGGAACCTGTTTTATTAGATCAGGCTACAACTTTAAAAGAGATCATGGTTCAGAAATATTTAGCATTTTTTGAAGAGGAAGCTTTTGAAGCTTACAATGATATCCGTAGACTAAGAGCCATGGGCAACAATTTCATTCAATTAGATAACCCATTGAACTCAACAAAATTTCCATTGCGATTTACTTATGGGTCTGAGGATGTCACGACCAATGTAAATGTTCGAGATGCTTATGGTGACGGATCATATGTTTATACTGAAAATGTTTGGTGGGCAGGTGGTTCACGATAA
- a CDS encoding SusC/RagA family TonB-linked outer membrane protein, whose translation MKKLTLIVCVFMLTSLIVNAQTKQITGTVTSADDGMGMPGVSVVIKGTTVGASTDIDGKYMLEAKASDVLLFSFVGMVSQEIPIGNQTVINVVMVTESIGVDEVIVTALGIKRSKKALGYSVQEVKSDELTKTGTPDLAKALQGKVSGIDIKLSSGMPGASSQIVIRGSRSFTGNNTPLYVVDGMPIASTAAFSTGNSVTGADISNRALDLNPNDIESINVLKGQAAAALYGLRASNGVVIITTKSGKGGKKGKPIISLNQTTSFDIVSRTPDYQKVWSQGNAGVYGPTTSLSWGAKINELPNDPTYGGNGNGHEGMYKVPQLEEGGLDPWVTPKVFNNWDDYYETGYTSTTGINVSQATEKGNFSIGIGYTEQEGIALSTGMERWNAKAAAESKLNENFTVGFSANYAKTEVDKLSGANDASLAGVLSAPSSYNLKGYPYHVVGDPYSQIYYRSLTFDNPYWLAHNNTFNEKTDRFFGNAFVTFETALAADLDFRIKYQLGIDSYTTHYQDIFGFGSKGKSGSINNYGVTDQTYNSLITASFDWKINDDLQFTAILGNELNHNETKTYDQFGQEFNFGGWNHIDNANTVTASEAQYKDRTFGLFSSLSLSWKNMIFLNMTGRNDVASSMPRDNRSFFYPSVSLGFVASELEFVKSINWITFAKIRGSYAEVGQAGTFLENYYTKPNYGGGFWTDEPITYPLDGVNTYIPNNDLYDPNLKPQNTKSYEVGINLKFVNNRFGVDYTYSRQNVKDQIFNIPLAGSTGAGSLTANGGEVHTNGHEVVLYITPIVTSDFTWNVNINYSKIDNVVDKLATGVESIFLGGFTTPQVRAGIGDTYPVIYGSQYKKNELGQILVNEDPNASDYGMPMSGEPGVIGSISPDFIVGASTNFIYKNWSLGATFEWKEGGQMYSGSNGLLDLYGMSKRTEDRESTFIFEGYKADGSKNDIARGGPGDPNATQVLFSDVLTNIDEYYIHGNSFIKLRELSLKYNFPKTIIPKVDLTLSGFVRNILLWTELDNFDPESSQGNNNMAGGFERFSLPQTTSFGFSVDVKF comes from the coding sequence ATGAAAAAACTTACCTTAATTGTTTGTGTTTTCATGTTAACATCTTTAATTGTTAATGCACAAACGAAGCAAATTACTGGTACGGTTACAAGTGCTGATGATGGCATGGGAATGCCTGGAGTATCTGTTGTTATTAAAGGAACAACAGTAGGTGCGAGTACCGATATTGATGGAAAGTATATGCTAGAAGCAAAGGCATCGGATGTTTTATTATTTAGTTTTGTGGGTATGGTTTCCCAAGAAATCCCCATTGGAAACCAAACTGTTATTAATGTTGTTATGGTTACAGAATCTATTGGAGTAGATGAAGTAATAGTAACTGCGTTAGGTATTAAAAGATCTAAAAAAGCTCTGGGATATTCTGTCCAAGAGGTGAAATCTGATGAGCTTACAAAAACTGGGACTCCCGATTTGGCAAAAGCACTTCAGGGAAAGGTATCTGGTATTGATATAAAATTATCCAGTGGTATGCCTGGTGCTTCTTCACAAATTGTAATTCGTGGGTCACGTTCATTTACCGGAAATAATACGCCATTGTATGTGGTAGATGGAATGCCTATCGCGAGTACTGCAGCTTTTAGTACTGGAAACAGTGTTACTGGTGCCGATATTTCCAATAGAGCACTGGACCTGAATCCTAATGATATTGAAAGCATTAATGTACTTAAAGGCCAAGCAGCTGCTGCATTATATGGACTACGAGCTTCAAATGGGGTTGTAATTATCACAACTAAAAGTGGTAAGGGCGGTAAAAAAGGGAAACCAATTATATCATTAAATCAAACGACAAGTTTTGATATTGTCTCTAGAACTCCCGATTACCAGAAAGTTTGGTCCCAAGGTAATGCTGGTGTTTATGGTCCAACAACCTCTTTGTCATGGGGAGCAAAAATTAATGAACTTCCTAATGATCCAACTTATGGTGGAAATGGAAATGGACATGAAGGAATGTATAAAGTTCCTCAATTAGAAGAGGGAGGTCTTGATCCATGGGTAACACCTAAAGTTTTTAATAATTGGGACGATTATTACGAGACAGGTTATACATCTACAACTGGTATAAATGTGAGTCAAGCCACAGAAAAAGGAAACTTTTCTATTGGTATTGGATACACAGAACAGGAAGGTATTGCTTTGAGTACAGGAATGGAACGTTGGAATGCCAAAGCAGCTGCAGAAAGTAAGCTTAATGAAAATTTTACGGTTGGATTTTCTGCAAATTATGCAAAAACAGAAGTGGATAAGTTATCAGGTGCTAATGATGCATCGTTGGCAGGGGTCTTGTCCGCTCCTAGTAGTTATAATCTTAAAGGTTATCCTTATCATGTGGTTGGTGATCCATATAGTCAAATTTATTATCGCTCATTAACTTTTGATAACCCATACTGGCTCGCACACAATAATACATTTAATGAGAAAACGGATCGTTTCTTTGGTAATGCATTTGTAACATTTGAAACAGCATTAGCAGCTGATTTAGATTTCAGAATTAAATACCAACTTGGTATTGATTCTTATACAACACATTATCAAGATATTTTTGGTTTTGGAAGTAAGGGGAAATCAGGTTCAATAAATAATTATGGAGTAACCGATCAGACCTATAACTCACTCATAACTGCAAGTTTTGATTGGAAAATAAATGATGATCTTCAGTTTACTGCAATTTTAGGTAATGAGTTGAATCATAACGAAACAAAGACCTATGATCAATTTGGGCAGGAGTTTAATTTTGGCGGATGGAATCATATTGATAATGCTAATACGGTAACAGCATCTGAGGCACAATATAAGGATCGAACTTTTGGGTTATTTAGTAGTTTATCTCTATCATGGAAAAATATGATATTCCTAAATATGACGGGAAGAAACGATGTCGCTTCTTCTATGCCAAGAGATAATCGTTCATTCTTTTATCCATCAGTATCACTTGGATTTGTAGCTTCTGAACTTGAATTTGTTAAGAGTATAAATTGGATAACTTTTGCTAAAATTAGAGGGTCTTATGCTGAGGTTGGACAAGCTGGAACCTTTTTGGAGAATTATTATACGAAACCAAATTATGGAGGGGGCTTCTGGACTGATGAACCCATTACTTATCCATTAGATGGTGTAAATACTTATATTCCTAATAATGATTTATATGATCCAAATCTTAAGCCTCAAAATACTAAATCTTATGAAGTTGGTATCAACTTAAAGTTTGTCAACAATCGATTTGGAGTTGATTATACATACTCCAGACAGAATGTAAAAGACCAGATTTTTAATATTCCTTTAGCTGGTTCTACCGGAGCCGGTAGTTTGACTGCTAATGGGGGTGAGGTGCACACAAACGGACACGAAGTCGTTTTGTACATTACACCAATTGTCACATCTGATTTTACATGGAATGTTAATATTAATTATTCGAAGATTGATAATGTTGTTGACAAATTAGCTACTGGAGTTGAGAGTATCTTTTTAGGTGGCTTTACAACGCCTCAGGTTCGAGCCGGTATTGGTGATACATACCCTGTAATTTATGGATCTCAGTATAAAAAGAATGAGTTAGGACAGATTTTAGTCAATGAGGATCCTAATGCGTCTGATTATGGTATGCCGATGTCGGGTGAACCTGGTGTAATTGGATCTATTTCTCCTGATTTTATTGTAGGGGCTTCAACTAATTTTATTTATAAAAACTGGTCATTAGGAGCAACTTTTGAATGGAAAGAAGGAGGCCAAATGTATTCAGGATCCAATGGTTTGTTAGATTTATATGGAATGTCAAAGAGAACAGAAGATCGGGAATCTACCTTTATTTTTGAAGGATATAAAGCAGATGGATCTAAAAATGATATTGCCCGTGGCGGACCAGGTGACCCTAATGCAACACAAGTTCTTTTTTCTGATGTATTGACAAATATTGATGAATATTACATCCATGGAAATTCTTTTATCAAGCTTAGAGAACTATCACTGAAATATAATTTCCCTAAAACGATTATTCCAAAAGTTGATCTAACATTGTCAGGTTTTGTAAGGAATATATTGCTATGGACGGAGTTGGATAATTTTGATCCAGAATCTTCTCAGGGTAATAATAATATGGCTGGAGGATTTGAGCGTTTTTCATTACCTCAAACCACAAGTTTTGGATTCAGTGTAGATGTTAAATTCTAA
- a CDS encoding DUF362 domain-containing protein, giving the protein MTYFISDECIACGSCMNECPVDAISAGDIFIVNADDCIDCAACAEVCPVDAISEI; this is encoded by the coding sequence ATGACTTATTTTATTTCAGATGAATGTATTGCTTGCGGTTCTTGTATGAATGAATGCCCCGTTGATGCGATTTCAGCTGGAGATATATTTATAGTCAATGCCGATGATTGTATTGATTGTGCAGCTTGCGCCGAAGTATGCCCAGTTGATGCAATTTCCGAAATCTAG
- a CDS encoding C40 family peptidase, producing the protein MIQLRSTKEFNINLFLKLVLQMTYGISDLSIIPVRSEPTEKSEMVSQILFGEHFEIIEATEKWSKVKLAFDDYEGWVDSKMITNIDEVLFNKLNKEFPVVANDTFNLVFQEEDYSNKLIVPGSSFPFCDLEKKTFFLADKLYHYQGVVSSNGKKQEDLRNSIIESALKYFNAPYLWGGRTPYGIDCSGLSQIVYKLNGICLPRDASQQVKKGEVLTFVEEALPGDLAFFDNEEGHITHVGIIWDRHKIIHASGKVRIDNVDHIGIFNVDTQQYSHKLRVIKRIIS; encoded by the coding sequence TTGATACAATTACGTTCAACAAAAGAATTTAATATTAATCTGTTCCTAAAACTTGTATTGCAAATGACTTATGGCATTTCTGATTTAAGTATCATTCCCGTTCGAAGTGAACCCACTGAAAAAAGTGAGATGGTGAGTCAAATTCTTTTTGGTGAGCATTTCGAAATAATTGAGGCGACTGAAAAATGGTCGAAGGTTAAGTTAGCCTTTGACGATTACGAGGGTTGGGTTGATAGCAAGATGATCACTAATATTGATGAGGTCCTTTTTAATAAACTGAATAAGGAATTTCCTGTTGTTGCAAACGATACGTTCAATCTGGTTTTTCAGGAAGAGGATTATTCTAACAAATTAATTGTTCCGGGGAGTTCTTTCCCTTTTTGCGATTTAGAGAAAAAGACTTTCTTTTTAGCCGATAAGCTTTATCATTATCAAGGTGTGGTATCATCAAATGGAAAAAAGCAGGAGGATTTAAGGAATTCTATTATTGAATCGGCACTCAAATATTTCAATGCTCCTTATTTGTGGGGAGGACGCACACCTTACGGGATAGACTGTTCAGGTCTTAGTCAGATAGTCTATAAGTTGAATGGGATTTGTTTGCCACGTGATGCAAGCCAGCAAGTGAAAAAAGGGGAGGTCTTAACTTTTGTTGAAGAGGCCTTGCCTGGTGATTTGGCTTTTTTTGATAATGAAGAAGGCCATATAACGCATGTGGGCATTATTTGGGATAGGCATAAAATTATACATGCTTCGGGGAAAGTTCGTATAGATAATGTGGATCACATTGGTATATTTAATGTGGACACCCAACAATATTCGCACAAACTGAGAGTAATAAAGAGGATTATTTCCTGA